The proteins below are encoded in one region of Amycolatopsis acidiphila:
- a CDS encoding DUF7064 domain-containing protein — MVTLGDIDPGFGPNDDLRHRPEPGGRMRDSLFWELIMPDEQLGMQVYLYLTDRGRTGYNVSVWGPGAEPVALKLAQGTVGDDVDLDNFEFEGLTVKQPELRRTAQVGYTSDEVSLQFDFTALHDAFSYKCNPDGLPSWFAANRLEQTGHVTGFLEVGGRRITLDRKGHRDHSWGVRDWGVPHHWKWFIAYTESGRVVNGWIWIARGEWGFAGYVVKDGVTIPVSHIEHKAEYDDGMVQRRLEADVVDITGGTTRLVMESFGAVKLPTKDPMGTVITEAACRATIDGAEGAGQFETHWPGQYLQHLIESGS, encoded by the coding sequence ATGGTGACGCTGGGAGACATCGACCCCGGGTTCGGGCCGAACGACGACCTCCGGCACCGGCCCGAGCCGGGCGGCCGGATGCGCGACAGCCTGTTCTGGGAGCTGATCATGCCGGACGAGCAGCTCGGCATGCAGGTCTACCTGTACCTGACCGACCGCGGCAGGACCGGCTACAACGTGTCGGTGTGGGGCCCGGGTGCCGAGCCGGTGGCGTTGAAGCTGGCGCAGGGCACGGTCGGCGACGACGTCGACCTGGACAACTTCGAGTTCGAGGGCCTGACGGTCAAGCAGCCGGAGCTGCGCCGCACCGCGCAGGTCGGCTACACCAGCGACGAGGTGAGCCTGCAGTTCGACTTCACCGCGCTGCACGACGCGTTCAGCTACAAGTGCAACCCCGACGGCCTGCCGTCGTGGTTCGCGGCCAACCGGCTCGAGCAGACCGGCCACGTGACGGGCTTCCTGGAGGTCGGCGGACGGCGCATCACGTTGGACCGCAAGGGGCACCGGGACCACTCGTGGGGGGTGCGCGACTGGGGCGTGCCGCACCACTGGAAGTGGTTCATCGCCTACACCGAGTCCGGCCGGGTGGTGAACGGCTGGATCTGGATCGCCCGCGGCGAATGGGGTTTCGCCGGGTACGTCGTCAAGGACGGCGTGACCATCCCGGTGTCGCACATCGAGCACAAGGCCGAGTACGACGACGGCATGGTGCAGCGGCGGCTTGAGGCCGACGTCGTGGACATCACCGGCGGGACGACGCGGCTGGTGATGGAGTCCTTCGGCGCGGTCAAGCTGCCCACGAAGGACCCGATGGGCACGGTGATCACCGAGGCCGCCTGCCGGGCCACGATCGACGGTGCCGAGGGTGCCGGGCAGTTCGAGACGCACTGGCCGGGGCAGTACCTGCAGCACCTGATCGAGAGCGGATCATGA
- a CDS encoding phosphotransferase family protein translates to MTWDWNDEQRDGLARFLAAHGICAGPVTTRRIGDGHSNLTFLVGDGQRQVVVRRPPPPPVPPGAHDVLREAKLIGALAGTSVPVAEVLAVAQAGEVIDVPFYVMSYVEGPVITSRTPDTLSTPGDRRRIGESLVDILAELHAVDWRARGLAGMGRPEGFNARHFRRMGRLIADEEGRPPAEFAEIDAWLAAHVPAEAGATVVHNDYRLGNVIVGPDSPGRIIAVLDWELATLGDPLFDVGYFLSSWPVAGESRTPTEDLAVAALEEGYPTRAELAARYASATGRDLSGLDWYTALALWKLAVLYEYGRRRAVRGVGDEYYADAALVKAFLTAAEQAAS, encoded by the coding sequence ATGACCTGGGACTGGAACGACGAACAGCGCGACGGGCTGGCGCGGTTCCTCGCCGCGCACGGGATCTGCGCCGGGCCCGTGACCACCCGGCGCATCGGGGACGGGCATTCGAACCTGACGTTCCTGGTGGGCGACGGGCAGCGCCAGGTGGTCGTGCGCCGGCCGCCGCCCCCGCCCGTCCCACCGGGCGCGCACGACGTGCTGCGCGAGGCGAAGCTGATCGGCGCGCTGGCGGGGACCTCGGTTCCGGTGGCCGAGGTGCTCGCGGTCGCGCAGGCCGGCGAGGTGATCGACGTGCCGTTCTACGTGATGAGCTACGTCGAGGGCCCGGTGATCACGTCGCGGACGCCGGACACGCTGAGCACGCCGGGGGACCGGCGCCGGATCGGCGAGTCCCTTGTGGACATACTCGCCGAGCTGCACGCGGTGGACTGGCGGGCGCGCGGGCTCGCCGGGATGGGCCGCCCGGAAGGCTTCAACGCGCGGCACTTCCGCCGCATGGGCCGGCTGATCGCCGACGAGGAGGGCCGCCCCCCGGCCGAGTTCGCGGAGATCGACGCGTGGCTGGCCGCGCACGTGCCCGCCGAGGCGGGTGCGACGGTCGTGCACAACGACTACCGGCTGGGGAACGTCATCGTCGGCCCGGACTCGCCCGGGCGGATCATCGCCGTGCTGGACTGGGAGCTCGCGACGCTGGGTGACCCGCTCTTCGACGTCGGCTACTTCCTGTCGTCCTGGCCGGTGGCCGGGGAGTCCCGGACGCCGACGGAGGACCTGGCCGTGGCGGCGCTGGAGGAGGGCTACCCCACCCGGGCCGAGCTGGCCGCGCGATACGCGTCGGCGACGGGCCGCGATCTGTCCGGTTTGGACTGGTACACCGCGCTGGCCCTGTGGAAGCTGGCGGTGCTCTACGAATACGGCCGCCGCCGCGCGGTGCGGGGTGTGGGCGACGAGTACTACGCCGACGCCGCTCTGGTGAAGGCCTTCCTGACAGCGGCGGAGCAAGCCGCGTCGTGA
- a CDS encoding SDR family oxidoreductase produces the protein MASTRKSVFAADLLAGKRILITGGGTGLGRGVARHLADHGAQVHLWGRRETVLAEAAAEAGKPGTVHFQTVDVRDADLVDAAMAEIWAGHGPLTGVINNAAANFIAPTKTLSARGFEAVSSTVMNGSFNTTHAAGRRWIEQGLPGVVLSTLTTWVWSGSAFVVPSAMAKAAVHAMTMSLAVEWAKYGIRLNALAPGPIPTDYAWEMLNPTDKSAVGATQADQVPMGRMGTIEELANLTIFLLSDACDYLTGETIAMDGGQRLAGPGTFAGLTSLSDEDWAEIRERSKAASAAAKAQRNV, from the coding sequence ATGGCATCGACGAGGAAGTCCGTGTTCGCCGCGGACCTGCTGGCGGGCAAGCGCATCCTGATCACCGGCGGCGGCACGGGGCTGGGCCGCGGGGTCGCGCGGCACCTGGCCGACCACGGGGCGCAGGTGCATCTGTGGGGCCGTCGGGAGACGGTGCTCGCGGAGGCCGCGGCCGAGGCGGGCAAGCCCGGCACCGTGCACTTCCAGACCGTGGACGTGCGTGATGCAGACCTGGTCGACGCGGCGATGGCGGAGATCTGGGCCGGGCACGGCCCGCTCACCGGCGTGATCAACAACGCCGCGGCCAACTTCATCGCGCCGACGAAGACGCTGAGCGCACGCGGGTTCGAGGCGGTGAGCTCGACGGTGATGAACGGGTCGTTCAACACCACCCACGCGGCCGGGCGCCGCTGGATCGAGCAGGGCCTGCCGGGCGTGGTGCTGTCGACGCTGACCACCTGGGTGTGGAGCGGTTCGGCGTTCGTGGTGCCCTCGGCGATGGCGAAGGCCGCGGTGCACGCGATGACGATGTCGCTGGCGGTGGAGTGGGCGAAGTACGGCATCCGGCTCAACGCGCTGGCGCCGGGGCCGATCCCCACGGACTACGCGTGGGAGATGCTCAACCCGACGGACAAGAGCGCGGTGGGCGCGACGCAGGCGGACCAGGTGCCGATGGGCCGGATGGGCACGATCGAGGAGCTGGCGAACCTGACGATCTTCCTGCTGTCCGACGCGTGCGACTACCTGACCGGCGAGACGATCGCCATGGACGGCGGCCAGCGCCTGGCGGGCCCGGGCACGTTCGCCGGGCTAACGTCACTGTCCGATGAGGACTGGGCGGAGATCAGGGAACGCAGCAAGGCCGCGAGCGCGGCGGCGAAGGCGCAGCGCAACGTCTGA
- a CDS encoding acyl-CoA dehydrogenase family protein, producing MRFSEEQRRFAAAVREFCDSECRTLAQRDALTDGGSLANSPEILRKLAALGWLGVSIPEEYGGAGAGMVDECLFLEETSRGLAPITAYSTGLTAAQTYLRYGTEEQKKDILGGLCAGEVEAIALSEPGAGSDLGSVRIRAVLDGDHYVVDGQKTWTSAAHIAKHLLLLARTDSTGDKHQGLTLLIVPTDVPGLEIRGIETMEPRTVNDLFFTSVRIPVANVVGEAGQAWKHLMRGLSVERLIIATMSLGAAERSLDDVLAYVQEREQFGRTIGSFQAIRHRIADLATEIAYAKAFVYDVAARIDAGEEDQLAREGSMAKLKCTEIAKHTALEAMQMMGGYGYAREYGMEGQVRKALAPPIYGGTNEIQREIISKSFGL from the coding sequence ATGCGATTCAGCGAGGAACAGCGACGGTTCGCCGCCGCGGTGCGCGAGTTCTGCGACAGCGAGTGCCGGACGCTCGCCCAGCGGGACGCGCTCACCGACGGCGGCAGCCTCGCCAACAGCCCGGAGATCCTGCGCAAGCTCGCCGCGCTCGGCTGGCTCGGCGTGTCGATCCCGGAGGAGTACGGCGGAGCCGGGGCGGGCATGGTCGACGAGTGCCTGTTCCTCGAGGAGACCTCCCGCGGCCTGGCCCCGATCACGGCGTACTCCACCGGCCTGACCGCCGCGCAGACGTACCTGCGCTACGGCACGGAGGAACAGAAGAAGGACATCCTCGGCGGCCTCTGCGCCGGCGAGGTGGAGGCCATCGCGCTGTCCGAGCCCGGCGCGGGATCGGACCTGGGCTCGGTGCGGATCAGGGCGGTGCTCGACGGCGACCACTACGTCGTCGACGGCCAGAAGACCTGGACCTCGGCCGCGCACATCGCCAAGCACCTCCTGCTGCTGGCCCGCACCGACTCCACCGGCGACAAGCATCAGGGCCTGACGCTGCTGATCGTGCCGACCGACGTGCCCGGGCTGGAGATCCGCGGCATCGAGACGATGGAACCGCGCACGGTCAACGACCTGTTCTTCACCAGCGTGCGGATCCCGGTCGCGAACGTCGTCGGCGAGGCCGGGCAGGCGTGGAAGCACCTGATGCGCGGGCTGTCCGTCGAGCGGCTCATCATCGCGACGATGTCGCTGGGTGCCGCGGAGCGGTCGCTGGACGACGTGCTCGCGTACGTGCAGGAGCGGGAGCAGTTCGGCCGGACGATCGGCAGCTTCCAGGCGATCCGGCACCGGATCGCCGACCTGGCAACGGAGATCGCCTACGCGAAGGCGTTCGTCTACGACGTCGCGGCGCGGATCGACGCCGGTGAGGAGGACCAACTGGCCCGGGAGGGGTCGATGGCGAAGCTCAAGTGCACCGAGATCGCCAAGCACACCGCGCTGGAGGCGATGCAGATGATGGGCGGCTACGGCTACGCACGCGAGTACGGCATGGAAGGCCAGGTGCGCAAGGCCCTGGCGCCGCCGATCTACGGCGGCACCAACGAGATCCAGCGCGAGATCATCAGCAAGAGCTTCGGGCTGTAG
- a CDS encoding enoyl-CoA hydratase-related protein, whose translation MDDFTDITYKADNGLAWITINRPERYNSFRARTVDELVKAFKKAWNSDEVGVICLTGAGEKAFCTGGDQKQRAETGDYGPSDSGLFEIDALHHVIRDVPKPVIAAVNGFAIGGGHVLHVLCDLTIAADTAKFGQNGPRVGSFDAGFGTGYLARVLGEKRAREVWFLCRRYTAAQMENWGLVNKVVPAADLHAEVRAWADEILALSPTALKVLKQSFNTDTEQFAAVGQMAYSYLKTFGESAEANEGITAFNEKRTPDFSAFRGN comes from the coding sequence ATGGACGACTTCACCGACATCACGTACAAGGCCGACAACGGCCTCGCGTGGATCACGATCAACCGGCCGGAGCGGTACAACTCCTTCCGCGCGCGCACCGTCGACGAACTGGTGAAGGCGTTCAAGAAGGCGTGGAACAGCGACGAGGTCGGCGTCATCTGCCTGACCGGCGCCGGAGAGAAGGCCTTCTGCACGGGCGGCGACCAGAAGCAGCGCGCGGAGACCGGCGACTACGGCCCGTCGGACTCCGGCCTCTTCGAGATCGACGCGCTGCACCACGTCATCCGCGACGTGCCCAAGCCGGTGATCGCCGCGGTCAACGGCTTCGCCATCGGCGGCGGCCACGTGCTGCACGTGCTGTGCGACCTCACCATCGCCGCGGACACCGCGAAGTTCGGCCAGAACGGGCCGCGCGTCGGTTCGTTCGACGCCGGCTTCGGCACCGGCTACCTCGCCCGCGTCCTCGGCGAGAAGCGCGCTCGCGAGGTGTGGTTCCTCTGCCGCCGCTACACCGCGGCCCAGATGGAGAACTGGGGCCTGGTCAACAAGGTCGTCCCGGCCGCCGACCTGCACGCCGAGGTGCGCGCCTGGGCCGACGAGATCCTGGCCCTGTCCCCCACCGCGCTCAAGGTGCTCAAGCAGTCGTTCAACACCGACACCGAGCAGTTCGCGGCCGTCGGCCAGATGGCGTACTCCTACCTCAAGACCTTCGGCGAGTCCGCGGAGGCCAACGAGGGCATCACGGCCTTCAACGAGAAGCGCACCCCCGACTTCTCCGCCTTCCGCGGCAACTGA
- a CDS encoding acyl-CoA dehydratase activase, whose protein sequence is MTGHYLGVDLGSTTAKAAVVDGRGDLVATSVVQMGAVSRQGMQKAIDLALAEAGIAEGDVSGTVSTGYGRKLVPGTHRMFTEITCHARGTAAMCPGVRLVVDIGGQDSKAIVVDESGLVDDFAMNDRCASGTGRFYEVLARALECDIETLGGLALRGSPDLEVSGMCATFAETEIVSMLAQGLPTPDIAASVHRAIAGRTLALVAQVGRRAPVVMTGGVAQNPAAVRFLARALGLEVQVPAHPQITGAYGAALLALESSGRTTPPAPPGHDADTDVQLFPHAHSGAGHSCAGCDGTAGGAVHLGASIAVRRG, encoded by the coding sequence ATGACCGGCCACTACCTGGGCGTCGACCTGGGGTCGACCACCGCCAAGGCCGCCGTCGTGGACGGGCGGGGCGACCTGGTCGCGACCAGTGTCGTGCAGATGGGGGCGGTGAGCCGTCAGGGCATGCAGAAGGCCATCGACCTCGCGCTCGCGGAGGCCGGGATCGCCGAGGGCGACGTGTCGGGGACGGTGTCGACCGGGTACGGCCGCAAGCTGGTGCCCGGCACGCACCGGATGTTCACCGAGATCACCTGTCACGCCCGCGGCACGGCGGCGATGTGCCCCGGGGTGCGGCTGGTCGTCGACATCGGCGGACAGGACAGCAAGGCGATCGTTGTCGACGAGAGCGGCCTGGTGGACGACTTCGCGATGAACGACCGGTGTGCCAGTGGCACCGGCCGGTTCTACGAGGTGCTGGCCAGGGCTCTGGAGTGCGACATCGAGACCCTGGGCGGGCTCGCGCTGCGCGGCAGCCCGGACCTCGAGGTCAGCGGGATGTGCGCGACCTTCGCCGAGACCGAGATCGTCTCCATGCTGGCGCAGGGGCTTCCCACGCCGGACATCGCGGCCTCGGTGCACCGCGCGATCGCGGGCCGGACGCTGGCGCTGGTGGCGCAGGTCGGCCGGCGGGCACCGGTCGTCATGACCGGCGGGGTGGCGCAGAACCCCGCCGCGGTGCGGTTCCTGGCGCGGGCCCTCGGCCTCGAGGTCCAGGTGCCCGCACATCCGCAGATCACCGGCGCGTACGGGGCCGCTCTGCTGGCCCTGGAGTCGTCCGGGCGTACGACGCCGCCGGCTCCGCCCGGCCACGACGCGGACACCGACGTCCAGCTGTTCCCGCACGCCCACTCCGGCGCCGGCCATTCGTGCGCCGGCTGCGACGGAACCGCGGGCGGTGCCGTTCACCTCGGGGCGTCGATCGCCGTTCGCCGCGGCTGA
- a CDS encoding 2-hydroxyacyl-CoA dehydratase subunit D, which produces MLETIEKPAEDKSNRLGITRVGGRLISEYWEDLFTARERGKKIVWYNGGALNPMFQAAGLAWCHGEAFAARLAAQRVEGPAQLAGAEYGYNAELCSYSRTHLGCSVLTLQGTEGDQTGVVGAHDQEVLAAKLPAPDFFVNNYAGCSTGQQWDGISYRVFGKKLPIFNISHPFLWGNRPDAGYLRGEEWEDASKFVAEQLRNLIEFLEQQTGRPFDHDALCESMTHIKRAAELRREGLALCKAKPAPATFWDWIASVAPINFLPGNQELVDYFAAVRDEISDRIDNGVSAVKDEKYRLYFDGIMNWNKLGFLSRKFAEHGVAVLAGRYIQNAFWQEPHLIDTSDPILGMAQHYLLCPTNHGAKTLEYLTLRDCEEYGLDGLVFHSTRTCRAFTGPQRLLAKAAQDKLGIPSIFFEGDVADASFYKDGILESRLVAMLEAIDVRRERGALPDGFSAIA; this is translated from the coding sequence ATGCTGGAAACGATCGAAAAGCCTGCCGAGGACAAGAGCAACAGGCTCGGGATCACCCGCGTCGGCGGCCGGCTGATCTCCGAGTACTGGGAGGACCTCTTCACCGCCCGCGAGCGGGGAAAGAAGATCGTCTGGTACAACGGCGGCGCGCTCAACCCGATGTTCCAGGCGGCCGGGCTCGCGTGGTGCCACGGCGAGGCTTTCGCGGCGCGGCTGGCCGCCCAGCGCGTGGAGGGCCCGGCGCAGCTGGCCGGGGCCGAGTACGGCTACAACGCCGAGCTCTGCTCCTACTCGCGGACCCACCTGGGGTGTTCCGTGCTCACCCTGCAGGGCACCGAGGGCGACCAGACGGGTGTCGTCGGCGCGCACGACCAGGAAGTGCTGGCCGCGAAGCTGCCCGCGCCGGACTTCTTCGTCAACAACTACGCCGGCTGCAGCACCGGACAGCAGTGGGACGGCATCTCCTACCGGGTCTTCGGCAAGAAGCTGCCCATCTTCAACATCTCGCACCCCTTCCTCTGGGGAAACCGGCCCGACGCCGGGTATCTCCGGGGCGAGGAGTGGGAGGACGCGTCGAAGTTCGTCGCCGAGCAGCTGCGCAACCTCATCGAGTTCCTCGAGCAGCAGACCGGACGCCCGTTCGACCACGACGCGCTCTGCGAGAGCATGACCCACATCAAACGCGCGGCGGAGCTGCGCCGTGAAGGTCTGGCCCTGTGCAAGGCAAAACCCGCGCCCGCCACGTTCTGGGACTGGATCGCGAGCGTCGCGCCCATCAACTTCCTGCCCGGGAACCAGGAGCTGGTGGACTACTTCGCGGCCGTGCGCGACGAGATCTCCGACCGGATCGACAACGGGGTCTCCGCGGTCAAGGACGAGAAGTACCGGCTGTACTTCGACGGCATCATGAACTGGAACAAGCTCGGCTTCCTGTCCCGCAAGTTCGCCGAGCACGGCGTGGCGGTGCTGGCCGGGCGCTACATCCAGAACGCGTTCTGGCAGGAACCGCACCTGATCGACACCTCCGACCCGATTCTGGGCATGGCGCAGCACTACCTGCTGTGCCCCACGAACCACGGCGCCAAGACGCTGGAGTACCTGACCTTGCGCGACTGCGAGGAGTACGGCCTCGACGGCCTCGTGTTCCACTCCACGCGCACCTGCCGCGCCTTCACCGGGCCGCAGCGCCTGCTCGCCAAGGCGGCACAGGACAAGCTGGGCATCCCGTCCATCTTCTTCGAAGGCGACGTCGCGGACGCGTCGTTCTACAAGGACGGCATCCTGGAGAGCCGGCTGGTGGCCATGCTCGAGGCGATCGACGTCCGCCGGGAGCGCGGAGCCCTGCCCGACGGGTTCAGCGCGATCGCATGA
- a CDS encoding 2-hydroxyacyl-CoA dehydratase subunit D codes for MTDASSAAMAKLVEVARDPRVYIEQWRSGHAGRPVLAILPMNFPRELAHAAGALPVIVQDDQQPITEGRALLAEFYCGYTRNLADQVATGRFDVYDGVFQADHCIQLIGSADIVRSLKPDTTVFLGMLNTSMNDPWAPRQVSAMMRRIRAEIEAFTGNPVELGTLRDSIGAYNRDRALIRRLLDERATGNAAFGPVELQDIITSSMVMDPVEHHALLTDVLLEPRRSERDDRVRVHLSGHLCHAPRRELLEVIEDSGAAVVDDDLYHGRRYVSTDVAETGDPVEALGEWYARRNVTIPCPTRVQQDVDWDGYLVDAVRVSAAEAVIHLVPKFCEPHMLYYPELRKRLDAAGIPQLQIETEHEGIPLESFRTRIETLVERARRRRPVHV; via the coding sequence ATGACCGACGCGTCTTCCGCAGCCATGGCGAAACTGGTCGAGGTGGCGCGCGATCCCCGCGTCTACATCGAGCAGTGGCGGTCCGGGCACGCCGGCCGTCCGGTACTGGCGATCCTTCCGATGAACTTCCCGCGCGAGCTGGCGCACGCCGCGGGCGCGCTGCCGGTGATCGTCCAGGACGACCAGCAGCCGATCACGGAGGGCCGCGCGCTGCTGGCGGAGTTCTACTGCGGTTACACCCGCAACCTGGCCGACCAGGTGGCCACCGGGCGCTTCGACGTGTACGACGGGGTCTTCCAGGCCGACCACTGCATCCAGCTGATCGGCTCGGCCGACATCGTGCGCTCGCTGAAACCGGACACGACGGTGTTCCTCGGCATGCTCAACACGTCCATGAACGACCCCTGGGCGCCCCGGCAGGTCTCGGCGATGATGCGGCGGATCCGGGCGGAGATCGAGGCGTTCACCGGGAACCCGGTCGAGCTCGGCACCCTCCGCGACAGCATCGGCGCGTACAACCGGGACCGCGCGCTGATCCGGCGGCTGCTCGACGAGCGCGCCACCGGGAATGCCGCGTTCGGCCCCGTCGAACTCCAGGACATCATCACCTCGAGCATGGTGATGGACCCGGTCGAACACCACGCGCTGCTCACCGACGTCCTGCTGGAGCCACGCAGGTCCGAGCGGGACGACAGGGTGCGGGTGCACCTGTCGGGGCACCTGTGCCACGCGCCGCGCCGGGAACTGCTCGAGGTCATCGAGGACAGTGGCGCGGCAGTCGTCGACGACGACCTCTACCACGGCCGCCGCTACGTCTCCACGGACGTCGCGGAGACCGGTGACCCCGTCGAGGCCCTTGGCGAGTGGTACGCGCGGCGCAACGTCACCATCCCCTGCCCCACACGGGTTCAGCAGGACGTCGACTGGGACGGCTACCTCGTGGACGCCGTCCGCGTCAGTGCTGCCGAAGCGGTCATCCACCTGGTACCGAAGTTCTGCGAACCGCACATGCTCTACTACCCCGAACTGCGCAAACGCCTTGACGCGGCGGGAATCCCGCAGCTTCAGATCGAGACCGAGCACGAAGGCATCCCCCTCGAATCCTTCCGCACGCGGATCGAGACGCTGGTGGAGCGCGCTCGCCGCCGCCGGCCCGTGCACGTCTGA
- a CDS encoding PaaI family thioesterase produces MDAATSRDNRQDFHPGGPEALFGVGGLSADGDECRGFMTNGPWSSGPGEASAVGVLADNVLGYALIGSAPAGWWSVSTEISLDFLSPLPADGTRLSAQARVVHASGRTGLAEGSVLASDGELVARCRQWGRFIERAPAGQSDESAFAGPCRSVGELGETVRERTSAVDGRARLSIPIEDDLVNPLRTLHGGITLWLTGLLAGLAVDSVAGGLTPASLTVSYLRPLVGGDVGTFHADVASHGRRLAVTQVTGLNQAGKLCVVASAHHHGER; encoded by the coding sequence ATGGACGCGGCTACTTCGCGTGACAACCGGCAGGACTTCCACCCCGGCGGTCCCGAGGCCTTGTTCGGCGTCGGCGGCCTGAGCGCCGACGGGGACGAATGCCGGGGGTTCATGACCAATGGCCCCTGGTCGAGCGGGCCGGGCGAGGCCTCGGCGGTGGGCGTGCTGGCGGACAACGTGCTCGGCTACGCGCTGATCGGGTCGGCGCCCGCCGGCTGGTGGTCGGTGAGCACCGAGATCTCGCTCGATTTCCTCAGCCCGCTGCCGGCCGACGGCACGCGGCTGTCCGCCCAGGCCCGTGTCGTGCACGCATCCGGGCGGACCGGGCTGGCGGAGGGCTCGGTCCTCGCGTCGGACGGCGAACTGGTCGCTCGATGCCGTCAGTGGGGGCGGTTCATCGAGCGGGCCCCTGCCGGACAGTCCGATGAAAGCGCTTTCGCGGGTCCTTGCCGGTCGGTCGGCGAACTCGGCGAGACCGTCCGCGAGAGGACGTCGGCCGTGGACGGCCGCGCCCGGCTCTCGATCCCCATCGAGGACGATCTGGTCAACCCGTTGCGGACGCTGCACGGCGGGATCACGCTCTGGCTGACCGGACTACTGGCCGGCCTGGCGGTCGACTCGGTGGCCGGCGGCCTGACCCCGGCTTCGCTGACCGTCAGCTACCTGCGGCCGCTCGTGGGCGGCGATGTCGGCACGTTCCACGCCGACGTCGCCAGCCACGGCCGCCGGCTGGCCGTGACGCAGGTGACGGGGCTCAACCAGGCGGGAAAGCTCTGCGTCGTCGCTTCGGCGCACCACCACGGCGAGCGCTGA
- a CDS encoding PaaX family transcriptional regulator, with product MPSTDPPTDHQEAQMPTPGALETSPRESVDSTLTHGSARSLLITILGELVWPTGQPVWTSTLVYVLKGLGIEEQTARQAIARASASGWITPERQGREVRWTLTDKLVHIFETGSRRVYSLSDPFTGWDGTWLALWTIIPQSLRRSRRPLYAGLTWAGFGNPVPGLWLTPHVERSDEVGRLLETLGLKQYTFAFTGNVGAIGIPQEEIVERGWDLATLRSRYEQVWEAMDALHPADANETLFAHIRVISEWQEFPRADPQLPEAILPDWVGRRVARRIEALRAQWTPVVRRRFAEINTP from the coding sequence GTGCCGAGTACCGACCCGCCGACCGACCACCAGGAGGCGCAGATGCCGACCCCCGGCGCGCTCGAAACGTCGCCGCGCGAGTCCGTCGACAGCACCCTGACACATGGCAGCGCCCGGTCGTTGCTGATCACCATCCTCGGTGAACTGGTGTGGCCCACCGGGCAGCCCGTGTGGACCTCGACCCTGGTGTACGTGCTGAAGGGGCTGGGCATCGAGGAGCAGACGGCCCGGCAGGCGATCGCGCGAGCGTCCGCGTCCGGCTGGATCACCCCGGAACGCCAGGGACGCGAGGTGCGGTGGACGCTCACGGACAAGCTGGTGCACATCTTCGAGACCGGCTCCCGCCGCGTCTACTCGCTGAGCGACCCGTTCACCGGCTGGGACGGCACCTGGCTGGCGCTGTGGACGATCATCCCCCAGTCGCTCCGCCGCTCCCGCAGGCCGCTGTACGCCGGCCTCACCTGGGCCGGCTTCGGCAACCCGGTGCCGGGGCTGTGGCTGACGCCCCACGTCGAGCGTTCCGACGAGGTCGGCCGGCTCCTGGAGACGCTCGGGCTCAAGCAGTACACCTTCGCCTTCACCGGCAACGTCGGTGCCATCGGCATCCCGCAGGAGGAGATCGTCGAGCGGGGCTGGGACCTGGCCACCCTGCGGTCCCGTTACGAGCAGGTGTGGGAGGCGATGGACGCCCTGCACCCGGCGGATGCCAACGAGACCCTCTTCGCGCACATCCGGGTGATCAGTGAGTGGCAGGAGTTCCCGCGGGCGGACCCGCAGCTGCCCGAGGCCATCCTGCCGGACTGGGTCGGCCGCCGGGTGGCCCGGCGGATCGAGGCACTGCGGGCGCAGTGGACGCCGGTCGTGCGGCGGCGCTTCGCCGAGATCAACACACCGTGA